Proteins from a single region of Bombus pascuorum chromosome 5, iyBomPasc1.1, whole genome shotgun sequence:
- the LOC132906838 gene encoding coiled-coil-helix-coiled-coil-helix domain-containing protein 10, mitochondrial, with the protein MPRRGRAANPPPRTVRRASAPVATTPAHHPASTPMVAQPQQPSLMGQMAATAGGVAIGSAVGHTIGHAVTGLFSGGSSEAAAAPAAVAPSAPSAPVSAPAGGVCAWEVKQFLECAQNQSDLSLCEGFNEALRQCKASNSLI; encoded by the exons ATGCCACGACGTGGACGAGCAGCAAATCCTCCTCCGAGGAC gGTTAGGCGAGCCTCAGCTCCAGTTGCAACCACTCCAGCACATCATCCTGCATCGACACCAATGGTAGCTCAGCCTCAACAGCCATCCCTCATGGGACAAATGGCTGCTACTGCTGGAGGTGTGGCAATTGGTTCTGCTGTTGGTCATACTATTGGACACGCAGTGACTGGTCTCTTCAGTGGTGGTTCCAGTGAGGCTGCTGCTGCACCAGCAGCTGTAGCACCAAGTGCACCAAGTGCACCAGTTTCTGCACCTGCTGGTGGTGTTTGCGCTTGGGAAGTCAAACAATTCTTAGAATGTGCCCAAAATCAATCAGATCTTTCATTGTGCGAAGGCTTTAATGAGGCTCTTCGTCAGTGCAAGGCATCTAACA gTTTAATTTAA